From one Colletotrichum destructivum chromosome 3, complete sequence genomic stretch:
- a CDS encoding Putative peptidase M16, metalloenzyme, LuxS/M16 peptidase, peptidase M16C associated, with amino-acid sequence MLRNAVNTAKKAVTELSQYPKPGDKLHGFTLLRTKHVPELELTALHLQHDKTGADYLHIARDDSNNVFSIGFKTNPPDDTGVPHILEHTTLCGSQKFPIRDPFFKMLPRTLSNFMNAFTASDHTFYPFATTNAQDFKNLMSVYLDATLHPLLKESDYTQEGWRIGPENPQAASGEESNLVFKGVVYNEMKGQMSDAGYLFYIRFQDHIFPDINNSGGDPQKITDLTYEQLRKFHAEHYHPSNAKLFTYGDMPLSDHLREVNTQLSAFERIQEDKTIHQPIDLSSGPREVTAKGPLDPLVDPDRQYKTSVSWIMGDTSDVVESFSLALLSTLLMDGYGSPLYRGLVEAGLGTDFSPNAGYDSSAKLGIFSIGLTGVQEADVPKLKAEVQRILQEVRQKGFDRTKIDGSLHQLELALKHKTANFGMNMLHRLKPKWFTGVDPLDSLAWNDTISAFETQLAKGGYLESLIEKYLLNDNTLSFTMSPSTTFSEDLVREEKERLASKIQQASQQAGSDEAARKKFEQRELDLLVEQGKSNTEDLSCLPTVHVKDIPRSKEPVVVRDETVNGVQIQWREAPTNGLTYFRAINALDNLPDELRELIPLFSDSIMRLGTREMSMEQLEDLIKLKTGGVSVGYHSTPSPTDFHQASEGLIFTGMALDRNVPVMFDILRKLVQDTDFDSPEAALRIRQLLQASADGVVNDIASSGHQFARGFAEAGLTRNAWLRQQIGGLSQVKLVTTLANRPETDGLADVIDKLKRIQKIALSGGSFRTALTCGAESTGANLSALTSFMSTLPNDQPSLPAFKPVALQRNIKSFFPLPYQVYYGSLAVPTVSYTSADGAPLQILAQLLTHKHLHHEIREKGGAYGGGAYSRGLDGLFGFYSYRDPNPQNTLSIMRNAGQWARDKAWTERDLEEAKISVFQGVDAPQSVNAEGMGRFLSGITEEMKQKRREQLLDVSKDQVRDVAQKYIVDALKKEEERVTFLGEKRSWVDGTWKLHEMDINGVE; translated from the exons ATGCTGCGGAATGCTGTTAAcacggccaagaaggccgtcaCTGAGCTCTCTCAGTATCCCAAGCCTGGTGATAAGCTTCACGGCTTTACGCTGCTGCGGACGAAGCACGTGCCGGAACTGGAACTGACGGCTTTGCACCTTCAACACGACAAGACCGGCGCCGACTACCTGCACATCGCGCGCGACGACAGCAACAATGTCTTCTCCATCGGTTTCAAGACGAACCCGCCGGACGACACCGGTGTGCCCCATATTCTAGAGCACACCACCCTGTGCGGCAGCCAGAA GTTTCCCATTCGCGATCCATTCTTCAAGATGCTGCCCCGGACTCTGTCCAACTTCATGAACGCATTCACTGCGTCCGACCACACATTTTACCCTTTTGCGACAACGAATGCACAAGACTTCAAGAACCTCATGTCGGTCTATCTGGATGCCACGCTGCATCCCCTGCTGAAGGAGTCGGACTACACCCAGGAGGGATGGCGCATTGGACCCGAGAACCCACAAGCCGCCAGCGGTGAGGAGAGCAACCTCGTATTCAAGGGCGTCGTTTACAACGAGATGAAGGGCCAAATGTCTGACGCCGGCTACTTGTTCTACATTCGCTTTCAGGACCACATCTTCCCCGATATCAACAACTCGGGCGGCGATCCCCAGAAGATCACCGACTTGACCTACGAGCAGCTGCGCAAATTCCACGCCGAGCACTACCACCCAAGCAACGCCAAGCTCTTCACCTACGGCGACATGCCCCTGTCTGACCATCTCCGGGAGGTCAACACCCAGCTCAGCGCCTTCGAGAGAATACAGGAGGACAAGACGATCCACCAGCCCATCGACCTTTCTTCCGGCCCCAGGGAGGTCACCGCCAAGGGCCCCCTCGACCCCCTGGTGGACCCTGATAGACAGTACAAGACGTCCGTCTCGTGGATCATGGGCGACACCTCTGATGTTGTCGAGTCCTTCTCCCTGGCATTGCTATCTACCCTCCTGATGGATGGATACGGATCGCCGTTGTACCGCGGCCTGGTTGAGGCTGGTCTCGGAACGGACTTCAGCCCCAACGCGGGATACGACAGCTCCGCGAAATTGGGCATCTTCTCCATCGGACTTACCGGCGTCCAGGAGGCAGACGTGCCAAAGCTCAAAGCCGAGGTCCAGCGCATACTCCAGGAGGTGCGCCAGAAGGGCTTCGACAGGACAAAGATTGATGGCTCCCTCCACCAGCTGGAGCTGGCGCTGAAGCACAAGACGGCCAACTTTGGCATGAATATGCTGCACAGGCTCAAGCCTAAGTGGTTCACCGGCGTCGATCCCCTTGACTCGCTGGCGTGGAACGACACCATTTCGGCGTTTGAGACGCAGCTCGCAAAGGGTGGCTACCTGGAGAGCCTCATCGAAAAGTACCTCTTGAACGACAACACTCTGTCCTTCACtatgtcgccgtcgaccacgTTCAGCGAGGATCTTGTTCGTgaggaaaaggagagacTGGCTTCCAAGATCCAACAAGCATCACAGCAAGCCGGCAGCGACGAGGCGGCACGCAAAAAGTTTGAGCAACGTGAGCTGGATCTTCTCGTCGAACAGGGGAAGTCGAACACAGAAGATCTGAGCTGCCTACCTACTGTCCACGTCAAGGACATTCCTCGAAGCAAGGAGCCTGTTGTCGTTCGTGACGAGACTGTCAATGGTGTACAGATCCAGTGGCGCGAGGCCCCAACGAACGGTTTGACCTACTTCAGGGCTATCAACGCCCTGGACAACCTCCCCGATGAGCTGAGAGAGCTcatccccctcttctccgaCAGCATTATGCGCCTCGGCACAAGGGAAATGTCGatggagcagctcgaggactTGATCAAGCTGAAAACAGGAGGCGTGTCTGTGGGATACCACTCAACGCCTTCTCCCACCGACTTCCACCAGGCGAGCGAGGGTCTTATCTTCACAGGCATGGCTCTGGACAGAAATGTACCCGTCATGTTCGACATACTGCGCAAGCTCGTGCAGGATACCGACTTCGACAGCCCAGAGGCCGCCCTCCGCATCAGGCAGCTCCTCCAGGCGTCTGCTGACGGTGTGGTCAACGACATCGCCTCATCTGGGCATCAGTTTGCCCGCGGCTTTGCTGAGGCTGGGCTGACCCGCAACGCTTGGCTCAGACAGCAGATCGGCGGTCTCTCGCAGGTTAAGCTCGTCACGACGCTTGCCAATCGTCCCGAAACGGATGGCCTGGCGGACGTCATTGACAAGCTCAAGCGGATTCAAAAAATCGCGCTCTCAGGTGGTAGCTTCCGCACGGCACTCACCTGCGGGGCCGAAAGCACGGGCGCCAATCTCAGCGCGTTGACTAGCTTCATGTCGACGCTCCCCAATGACCAgccgtcgttgccggcgtTCAAGCCTGTCGCGCTACAGAGGAACATCAAGTCCTTCTTCCCGTTGCCGTACCAGGTCTATTACGGTTCGTTGGCCGTCCCTACGGTTTCGTACACGTCTGCAGATGGAGCGCCGTTGCAGATTCTGGCGCAGCTCCTCACCCACAAGCACCTCCATCATGAGATTcgcgagaagggcggcgcctacggcggcggagcgTACTCGCGCGGATTGGACGGTCTGTTTGGCTTCTACTCCTATCGCGACCCCAACCCCCAGAACACGCTCTCTATCATGCGCAATGCCGGCCAGTGGGCCAGAGATAAGGCGTGGACTGAACGtgacctcgaggaggccaagatcTCGGTGTTCCAAGGCGTAGATGCGCCGCAGTCGGTAAACGCCGAGGGCATGGGTCGGTTCCTTTCCGGCATCACGGAGGAAATGAAGCAGAAACGCCGCGAGCAACTCCTCGATGTTTCCAAAGATCAGGTGCGCGATGTTGCGCAGAAGtacatcgtcgacgccttgaagaaggaggaggagcgcgtGACCTTCTTGGGCGAGAAGCGGTCGTGGGTGGACGGCACTTGGAAGCTCCACGAAATGGACATCAACGGTGTCGAGTAG